A single window of Leopardus geoffroyi isolate Oge1 chromosome D4, O.geoffroyi_Oge1_pat1.0, whole genome shotgun sequence DNA harbors:
- the MIGA2 gene encoding mitoguardin 2 isoform X2: MAFRRTEGMSVIQALAMTVAEIPVFLYTTFGQSAFSQLRLTPGLRKVLFATALGTVALALAAHQLKRRRRRKKQVGPEIGGAHLGTVPLPILMARKVPSVKKGYASRRMQSPSSKSNDTLSGISSIEPSKRSGSSHSLASLGAQMVAVNSSSPTAACSGPWDARGMEESVTAGDGDAESLYMQGMELFEEALQKWEQALSVGQRGDSSSTPTPGDSLRNPETASEVLSEPESQRREFAEKLESLLHRAYHLQEEFGSTFPSDSMLLDLERTLMLPLTEGSLHLRADDEDSLTSEDSFFSATELFESLQVGDYSIPLSRPAAAYEEALQLVKEGKVPCRTLRTELLGCYSDQDFLAKLHCVRQAFEGLLEDKSNQVFFGEVGRQMVTGLMTKAEKSPKGFLESYEEMMGYALQPETWATTRLELEGRGVVCMSFFDIVLDFILMDAFEDLENPPSSVLAVLRNRWLSDSFKETALATACWSVLKAKRRLLMVPDGFISHFYSVSEHVSPVLAFGFLGPKPQLAEVCAFFKHQIVQYLRDMFDLDNVRYTSVPALADDILQLSRRRSEILLGYLGAPVASSIGLNGALPRENGPPELLQ; this comes from the exons ATGGCGTTCCGGAGGACCGAGGGCATGTCCGTGATCCAGGCCCTGGCCATGACGGTGGCCGAGATCCCTGTGTTCCTGTACACGACGTTCGGGCAG TCTGCGTTCTCCCAGCTACGGTTGACTCCAGGCCTGCGGAAGGTTCTTTTTGCCACAGCCCTGGGGACtgtggccctggccctggccgcCCACCAGCTAAAAAGGCGACGGCGGAGGAAGAAGCAGGTCGGCCCGGAGATCGGAGGCGCACATCTGGGCACggtgcccctccccatcctcatGGCCAGGAAGGTGCCGTCGGTGAAGAAAG GCTACGCCAGCCGGAGGATGCAGAGCCCCAGCAGCAAGAGCAACGACACTCTGAGTGGCATTTCCTCCATCGAGCCCAGCAAGCGCTCAGGCTCCTCCCACAGCCTGGCTTCG CTTGGTGCCCAGATGGTAGCAGTGAACTCATCCAGCCCCACGGCTGCGTGCTCAGGACCATGGGATGCCAGAGGGATGGAAGAGTCTGTGACCGCCGGTGACGGCGATGCGGAGAGTCTCTACATGCAGG GCATGGAGCTGTTCGAGGAGGCTCTACAGAAGTGGGAGCAGGCGCTGAgcgtggggcagagaggggacagcaGCAGCACCCCCACGCCGGGGGACAGCCTGCGGAACCCCGAGACTGCTTCGGAGGTGCTGTCTGAG CCAGAGTCACAGCGAAGGGAGTTTGCAGAGAAGCTGGAGTCCCTGCTGCACCGGGCCTACCACCTGCAGGAGGAGTTCGGGTCCACTTTCCCCTCTGACAGCATGCTGCTGGACCTTG AGAGGACCCTCATGCTCCCCTTGACAGAGGGCTCCCTGCATCTACGGGCGGACGATGAAGACAGCCTGACCTCTGAGGATTCCTTCTTCTCTGCCACAGAG CTCTTTGAGTCCCTGCAGGTGGGAGATTACTCGATCCCGCTCTCCAGGCCGGCCGCCGCTTACGAGGAGGCCTTGCAACTGGTGAAGGAGGGGAAGGTGCCCTGCCGGACCCTCAG GACTGAGCTGCTGGGCTGCTACAGTGACCAGGACTTTCTGGCCAAGCTGCATTGTGTGCGGCAAGCCTTCGAG GGTCTTCTGGAAGACAAGAGCAACCAGGTTTTCTTCGGGGAGGTTGGCCGGCAGATGGTGACGGGCCTGATGACCAAGGCCGAGAAG AGCCCCAAAGGCTTCCTGGAGAGTTACGAGGAGATGATGGGCTATGCCCTGCAGCCTGAGACCTGGGCCACCACACGGCTGGAGCTGGAGGGCCGTGGG GTGGTGTGCATGAGCTTCTTCGACATTGTGCTGGACTTCATACTCATGGACGCCTTCGAGGACCTGGAGAACCCCCCGTCCTCGGTGCTCGCCGTCCTGAGGAACCGCTGGCTGTCAGACAGCTTCAAGGAGACG GCCCTGGCCACTGCTTGCTGGTCAGTCTTGAAAGCGAAGAGGAGACTGCTGATG GTGCCTGATGGCTTCATCTCCCATTTCTACTCCGTATCGGAGCACGTAAGCCCCGTCCTAGCCTTTGGCTTCCTCGGACCCAAACCCCAGCTCGCTGAAGTCTGTGCTTTCTTCAAG CACCAGATCGTGCAGTACCTGAGGGACATGTTTGACCTGGACAATGTGCGCTACACTTCGGTGCCGGCGCTGGCAGACGACATCCTGCAGCTGTCCCGGCGCCGCAGCGAGATCCTGCTTGGCTACCTGGGGGCGCCGGTGGCCAGCAGCATTGGCCTGAACGGGGCGCTGCCCCGAGAGAACGGCCCCCCGGAGTTGCTCCAGTAG
- the DOLPP1 gene encoding dolichyldiphosphatase 1 isoform X1, which translates to MSNILQELLHEPCMPFDPRVATQRPISDGDLSGHLLAYLSLSPVFVIVGFVTLIIFKRELHTISFLGGLALNEGVNWLIKHVIQEPRPCGGPHEAVGTKYGMPSSHSQFMWFFSVYSFLFLYLRMHQTNNARFLDLLWRHVLSLGLLTAAFLVSYSRVYLLYHTWSQVLYGGVAGSLMAIAWFVFTQEVLTPLFPRIAAWPISEFFLIRDTSLIPNVLWFEYTVTRAEARNRQRKLGTKLQ; encoded by the exons ATGTCGAATATCCTACAG GAACTGCTCCATGAGCCGTGCATGCCCTTTGACCCCAGAGTAGCCACGCAGCGTCCAATCTCTGATG gtgatcTCTCTGGCCACCTCCTTGCCTACCTGAGCCTCAGCCCTGTATTTGTCATTGTCGGTTTTGTGACCCTCATCATATTCAAGCGGGAACTGCACACG ATCTCATTCCTCGGGGGCCTGGCACTGAACGAGGGGGTCAACTGGCTGATCAAACACGTCATCCAGGAGCCACGGCCCTGTGGAG GCCCCCACGAGGCAGTGGGCACCAAGTACGGGATGCCCTCCAGCCATTCCCAGTTCATGTGGTTCTTCTCCGtctattccttccttttcctgtatTTAAG AATGCACCAAACAAACAACGCCAGGTTCCTGGACTTGCTGTGGAGGCACGTGCTCTCCCTGGGTCTTCTCACCGCGGCCTTTCTAGTCTCCTATAGCAG GGTCTACCTGCTGTATCACACCTGGAGCCAGGTGCTCTATGGGGGCGTTGCTGGGAGCCTCATGGCCATCGCCTGGTTCGTCTTCACCCAGGAGGTCCTCACCCCGCTGTTCCCTAGGATAGCAGCCTG GCCTATCTCTGAGTTCTTCCTCATCCGAGACACGAGCCTCATTCCCAACGTACTCTGGTTTGAGTACACGGTAACCCGGGCAGAAGCCAG GAACAGACAACGTAAGCTGGGGACCAAACTGCAGTGA
- the MIGA2 gene encoding mitoguardin 2 isoform X1 codes for MTRGVRDTSWTPDVISVALSFCCPQFPLFTSPWSTFQKSWPGPSPWGDCLSIIPGQQIVPECLRHPPPLGCSPEQLCLPRSSGPRCLPLFLQSAFSQLRLTPGLRKVLFATALGTVALALAAHQLKRRRRRKKQVGPEIGGAHLGTVPLPILMARKVPSVKKGYASRRMQSPSSKSNDTLSGISSIEPSKRSGSSHSLASMVAVNSSSPTAACSGPWDARGMEESVTAGDGDAESLYMQGMELFEEALQKWEQALSVGQRGDSSSTPTPGDSLRNPETASEVLSEPESQRREFAEKLESLLHRAYHLQEEFGSTFPSDSMLLDLERTLMLPLTEGSLHLRADDEDSLTSEDSFFSATELFESLQVGDYSIPLSRPAAAYEEALQLVKEGKVPCRTLRTELLGCYSDQDFLAKLHCVRQAFEGLLEDKSNQVFFGEVGRQMVTGLMTKAEKSPKGFLESYEEMMGYALQPETWATTRLELEGRGVVCMSFFDIVLDFILMDAFEDLENPPSSVLAVLRNRWLSDSFKETALATACWSVLKAKRRLLMVPDGFISHFYSVSEHVSPVLAFGFLGPKPQLAEVCAFFKHQIVQYLRDMFDLDNVRYTSVPALADDILQLSRRRSEILLGYLGAPVASSIGLNGALPRENGPPELLQ; via the exons ATGACCCGCGGAGTTAGGGACACCTCCTGGACCCCAGATGTGATCTCTGTGGCCTTGTCATTTTGCTGTCCCCAGTTCCCCCTCTTTACATCTCCGTGGTCCACGTTTCAGAAGTCCTGGCCGGGTCCCTCCCCTTGGGGCGACTGCCTCTCTATCATTCCTGGTCAGCAAATAGTCCCTGAGTGCCTGAGGCACCCTCCACCCCTCGGGTGCTCCCCAGAGCAGCTCTGCCTGCCACGGAGCTCTGGGCCCcgctgcctccctctcttcctgcagTCTGCGTTCTCCCAGCTACGGTTGACTCCAGGCCTGCGGAAGGTTCTTTTTGCCACAGCCCTGGGGACtgtggccctggccctggccgcCCACCAGCTAAAAAGGCGACGGCGGAGGAAGAAGCAGGTCGGCCCGGAGATCGGAGGCGCACATCTGGGCACggtgcccctccccatcctcatGGCCAGGAAGGTGCCGTCGGTGAAGAAAG GCTACGCCAGCCGGAGGATGCAGAGCCCCAGCAGCAAGAGCAACGACACTCTGAGTGGCATTTCCTCCATCGAGCCCAGCAAGCGCTCAGGCTCCTCCCACAGCCTGGCTTCG ATGGTAGCAGTGAACTCATCCAGCCCCACGGCTGCGTGCTCAGGACCATGGGATGCCAGAGGGATGGAAGAGTCTGTGACCGCCGGTGACGGCGATGCGGAGAGTCTCTACATGCAGG GCATGGAGCTGTTCGAGGAGGCTCTACAGAAGTGGGAGCAGGCGCTGAgcgtggggcagagaggggacagcaGCAGCACCCCCACGCCGGGGGACAGCCTGCGGAACCCCGAGACTGCTTCGGAGGTGCTGTCTGAG CCAGAGTCACAGCGAAGGGAGTTTGCAGAGAAGCTGGAGTCCCTGCTGCACCGGGCCTACCACCTGCAGGAGGAGTTCGGGTCCACTTTCCCCTCTGACAGCATGCTGCTGGACCTTG AGAGGACCCTCATGCTCCCCTTGACAGAGGGCTCCCTGCATCTACGGGCGGACGATGAAGACAGCCTGACCTCTGAGGATTCCTTCTTCTCTGCCACAGAG CTCTTTGAGTCCCTGCAGGTGGGAGATTACTCGATCCCGCTCTCCAGGCCGGCCGCCGCTTACGAGGAGGCCTTGCAACTGGTGAAGGAGGGGAAGGTGCCCTGCCGGACCCTCAG GACTGAGCTGCTGGGCTGCTACAGTGACCAGGACTTTCTGGCCAAGCTGCATTGTGTGCGGCAAGCCTTCGAG GGTCTTCTGGAAGACAAGAGCAACCAGGTTTTCTTCGGGGAGGTTGGCCGGCAGATGGTGACGGGCCTGATGACCAAGGCCGAGAAG AGCCCCAAAGGCTTCCTGGAGAGTTACGAGGAGATGATGGGCTATGCCCTGCAGCCTGAGACCTGGGCCACCACACGGCTGGAGCTGGAGGGCCGTGGG GTGGTGTGCATGAGCTTCTTCGACATTGTGCTGGACTTCATACTCATGGACGCCTTCGAGGACCTGGAGAACCCCCCGTCCTCGGTGCTCGCCGTCCTGAGGAACCGCTGGCTGTCAGACAGCTTCAAGGAGACG GCCCTGGCCACTGCTTGCTGGTCAGTCTTGAAAGCGAAGAGGAGACTGCTGATG GTGCCTGATGGCTTCATCTCCCATTTCTACTCCGTATCGGAGCACGTAAGCCCCGTCCTAGCCTTTGGCTTCCTCGGACCCAAACCCCAGCTCGCTGAAGTCTGTGCTTTCTTCAAG CACCAGATCGTGCAGTACCTGAGGGACATGTTTGACCTGGACAATGTGCGCTACACTTCGGTGCCGGCGCTGGCAGACGACATCCTGCAGCTGTCCCGGCGCCGCAGCGAGATCCTGCTTGGCTACCTGGGGGCGCCGGTGGCCAGCAGCATTGGCCTGAACGGGGCGCTGCCCCGAGAGAACGGCCCCCCGGAGTTGCTCCAGTAG
- the DOLPP1 gene encoding dolichyldiphosphatase 1 isoform X3: protein MSNILQELLHEPCMPFDPRVATQRPISDGDLSGHLLAYLSLSPVFVIVGFVTLIIFKRELHTISFLGGLALNEGVNWLIKHVIQEPRPCGGPHEAVGTKYGMPSSHSQFMWFFSVYSFLFLYLRMHQTNNARFLDLLWRHVLSLGLLTAAFLVSYSRPISEFFLIRDTSLIPNVLWFEYTVTRAEARNRQRKLGTKLQ, encoded by the exons ATGTCGAATATCCTACAG GAACTGCTCCATGAGCCGTGCATGCCCTTTGACCCCAGAGTAGCCACGCAGCGTCCAATCTCTGATG gtgatcTCTCTGGCCACCTCCTTGCCTACCTGAGCCTCAGCCCTGTATTTGTCATTGTCGGTTTTGTGACCCTCATCATATTCAAGCGGGAACTGCACACG ATCTCATTCCTCGGGGGCCTGGCACTGAACGAGGGGGTCAACTGGCTGATCAAACACGTCATCCAGGAGCCACGGCCCTGTGGAG GCCCCCACGAGGCAGTGGGCACCAAGTACGGGATGCCCTCCAGCCATTCCCAGTTCATGTGGTTCTTCTCCGtctattccttccttttcctgtatTTAAG AATGCACCAAACAAACAACGCCAGGTTCCTGGACTTGCTGTGGAGGCACGTGCTCTCCCTGGGTCTTCTCACCGCGGCCTTTCTAGTCTCCTATAGCAG GCCTATCTCTGAGTTCTTCCTCATCCGAGACACGAGCCTCATTCCCAACGTACTCTGGTTTGAGTACACGGTAACCCGGGCAGAAGCCAG GAACAGACAACGTAAGCTGGGGACCAAACTGCAGTGA
- the MIGA2 gene encoding mitoguardin 2 isoform X3 — MAFRRTEGMSVIQALAMTVAEIPVFLYTTFGQSAFSQLRLTPGLRKVLFATALGTVALALAAHQLKRRRRRKKQVGPEIGGAHLGTVPLPILMARKVPSVKKGYASRRMQSPSSKSNDTLSGISSIEPSKRSGSSHSLASMVAVNSSSPTAACSGPWDARGMEESVTAGDGDAESLYMQGMELFEEALQKWEQALSVGQRGDSSSTPTPGDSLRNPETASEVLSEPESQRREFAEKLESLLHRAYHLQEEFGSTFPSDSMLLDLERTLMLPLTEGSLHLRADDEDSLTSEDSFFSATELFESLQVGDYSIPLSRPAAAYEEALQLVKEGKVPCRTLRTELLGCYSDQDFLAKLHCVRQAFEGLLEDKSNQVFFGEVGRQMVTGLMTKAEKSPKGFLESYEEMMGYALQPETWATTRLELEGRGVVCMSFFDIVLDFILMDAFEDLENPPSSVLAVLRNRWLSDSFKETALATACWSVLKAKRRLLMVPDGFISHFYSVSEHVSPVLAFGFLGPKPQLAEVCAFFKHQIVQYLRDMFDLDNVRYTSVPALADDILQLSRRRSEILLGYLGAPVASSIGLNGALPRENGPPELLQ, encoded by the exons ATGGCGTTCCGGAGGACCGAGGGCATGTCCGTGATCCAGGCCCTGGCCATGACGGTGGCCGAGATCCCTGTGTTCCTGTACACGACGTTCGGGCAG TCTGCGTTCTCCCAGCTACGGTTGACTCCAGGCCTGCGGAAGGTTCTTTTTGCCACAGCCCTGGGGACtgtggccctggccctggccgcCCACCAGCTAAAAAGGCGACGGCGGAGGAAGAAGCAGGTCGGCCCGGAGATCGGAGGCGCACATCTGGGCACggtgcccctccccatcctcatGGCCAGGAAGGTGCCGTCGGTGAAGAAAG GCTACGCCAGCCGGAGGATGCAGAGCCCCAGCAGCAAGAGCAACGACACTCTGAGTGGCATTTCCTCCATCGAGCCCAGCAAGCGCTCAGGCTCCTCCCACAGCCTGGCTTCG ATGGTAGCAGTGAACTCATCCAGCCCCACGGCTGCGTGCTCAGGACCATGGGATGCCAGAGGGATGGAAGAGTCTGTGACCGCCGGTGACGGCGATGCGGAGAGTCTCTACATGCAGG GCATGGAGCTGTTCGAGGAGGCTCTACAGAAGTGGGAGCAGGCGCTGAgcgtggggcagagaggggacagcaGCAGCACCCCCACGCCGGGGGACAGCCTGCGGAACCCCGAGACTGCTTCGGAGGTGCTGTCTGAG CCAGAGTCACAGCGAAGGGAGTTTGCAGAGAAGCTGGAGTCCCTGCTGCACCGGGCCTACCACCTGCAGGAGGAGTTCGGGTCCACTTTCCCCTCTGACAGCATGCTGCTGGACCTTG AGAGGACCCTCATGCTCCCCTTGACAGAGGGCTCCCTGCATCTACGGGCGGACGATGAAGACAGCCTGACCTCTGAGGATTCCTTCTTCTCTGCCACAGAG CTCTTTGAGTCCCTGCAGGTGGGAGATTACTCGATCCCGCTCTCCAGGCCGGCCGCCGCTTACGAGGAGGCCTTGCAACTGGTGAAGGAGGGGAAGGTGCCCTGCCGGACCCTCAG GACTGAGCTGCTGGGCTGCTACAGTGACCAGGACTTTCTGGCCAAGCTGCATTGTGTGCGGCAAGCCTTCGAG GGTCTTCTGGAAGACAAGAGCAACCAGGTTTTCTTCGGGGAGGTTGGCCGGCAGATGGTGACGGGCCTGATGACCAAGGCCGAGAAG AGCCCCAAAGGCTTCCTGGAGAGTTACGAGGAGATGATGGGCTATGCCCTGCAGCCTGAGACCTGGGCCACCACACGGCTGGAGCTGGAGGGCCGTGGG GTGGTGTGCATGAGCTTCTTCGACATTGTGCTGGACTTCATACTCATGGACGCCTTCGAGGACCTGGAGAACCCCCCGTCCTCGGTGCTCGCCGTCCTGAGGAACCGCTGGCTGTCAGACAGCTTCAAGGAGACG GCCCTGGCCACTGCTTGCTGGTCAGTCTTGAAAGCGAAGAGGAGACTGCTGATG GTGCCTGATGGCTTCATCTCCCATTTCTACTCCGTATCGGAGCACGTAAGCCCCGTCCTAGCCTTTGGCTTCCTCGGACCCAAACCCCAGCTCGCTGAAGTCTGTGCTTTCTTCAAG CACCAGATCGTGCAGTACCTGAGGGACATGTTTGACCTGGACAATGTGCGCTACACTTCGGTGCCGGCGCTGGCAGACGACATCCTGCAGCTGTCCCGGCGCCGCAGCGAGATCCTGCTTGGCTACCTGGGGGCGCCGGTGGCCAGCAGCATTGGCCTGAACGGGGCGCTGCCCCGAGAGAACGGCCCCCCGGAGTTGCTCCAGTAG
- the DOLPP1 gene encoding dolichyldiphosphatase 1 isoform X2, whose amino-acid sequence MAADGQCSLPASWRPVTLTHVEYPTGDLSGHLLAYLSLSPVFVIVGFVTLIIFKRELHTISFLGGLALNEGVNWLIKHVIQEPRPCGGPHEAVGTKYGMPSSHSQFMWFFSVYSFLFLYLRMHQTNNARFLDLLWRHVLSLGLLTAAFLVSYSRVYLLYHTWSQVLYGGVAGSLMAIAWFVFTQEVLTPLFPRIAAWPISEFFLIRDTSLIPNVLWFEYTVTRAEARNRQRKLGTKLQ is encoded by the exons ATGGCAGCGGACGGACAGTGCTCGCTCCCCGCTTCATGGCGGCCGGTGACCCTCACCCATGTCGAATATCCTACAG gtgatcTCTCTGGCCACCTCCTTGCCTACCTGAGCCTCAGCCCTGTATTTGTCATTGTCGGTTTTGTGACCCTCATCATATTCAAGCGGGAACTGCACACG ATCTCATTCCTCGGGGGCCTGGCACTGAACGAGGGGGTCAACTGGCTGATCAAACACGTCATCCAGGAGCCACGGCCCTGTGGAG GCCCCCACGAGGCAGTGGGCACCAAGTACGGGATGCCCTCCAGCCATTCCCAGTTCATGTGGTTCTTCTCCGtctattccttccttttcctgtatTTAAG AATGCACCAAACAAACAACGCCAGGTTCCTGGACTTGCTGTGGAGGCACGTGCTCTCCCTGGGTCTTCTCACCGCGGCCTTTCTAGTCTCCTATAGCAG GGTCTACCTGCTGTATCACACCTGGAGCCAGGTGCTCTATGGGGGCGTTGCTGGGAGCCTCATGGCCATCGCCTGGTTCGTCTTCACCCAGGAGGTCCTCACCCCGCTGTTCCCTAGGATAGCAGCCTG GCCTATCTCTGAGTTCTTCCTCATCCGAGACACGAGCCTCATTCCCAACGTACTCTGGTTTGAGTACACGGTAACCCGGGCAGAAGCCAG GAACAGACAACGTAAGCTGGGGACCAAACTGCAGTGA
- the DOLPP1 gene encoding dolichyldiphosphatase 1 isoform X4: MAADGQCSLPASWRPVTLTHVEYPTGDLSGHLLAYLSLSPVFVIVGFVTLIIFKRELHTISFLGGLALNEGVNWLIKHVIQEPRPCGGPHEAVGTKYGMPSSHSQFMWFFSVYSFLFLYLRMHQTNNARFLDLLWRHVLSLGLLTAAFLVSYSRPISEFFLIRDTSLIPNVLWFEYTVTRAEARNRQRKLGTKLQ, from the exons ATGGCAGCGGACGGACAGTGCTCGCTCCCCGCTTCATGGCGGCCGGTGACCCTCACCCATGTCGAATATCCTACAG gtgatcTCTCTGGCCACCTCCTTGCCTACCTGAGCCTCAGCCCTGTATTTGTCATTGTCGGTTTTGTGACCCTCATCATATTCAAGCGGGAACTGCACACG ATCTCATTCCTCGGGGGCCTGGCACTGAACGAGGGGGTCAACTGGCTGATCAAACACGTCATCCAGGAGCCACGGCCCTGTGGAG GCCCCCACGAGGCAGTGGGCACCAAGTACGGGATGCCCTCCAGCCATTCCCAGTTCATGTGGTTCTTCTCCGtctattccttccttttcctgtatTTAAG AATGCACCAAACAAACAACGCCAGGTTCCTGGACTTGCTGTGGAGGCACGTGCTCTCCCTGGGTCTTCTCACCGCGGCCTTTCTAGTCTCCTATAGCAG GCCTATCTCTGAGTTCTTCCTCATCCGAGACACGAGCCTCATTCCCAACGTACTCTGGTTTGAGTACACGGTAACCCGGGCAGAAGCCAG GAACAGACAACGTAAGCTGGGGACCAAACTGCAGTGA
- the MIGA2 gene encoding mitoguardin 2 isoform X4, whose protein sequence is MARKVPSVKKGYASRRMQSPSSKSNDTLSGISSIEPSKRSGSSHSLASLGAQMVAVNSSSPTAACSGPWDARGMEESVTAGDGDAESLYMQGMELFEEALQKWEQALSVGQRGDSSSTPTPGDSLRNPETASEVLSEPESQRREFAEKLESLLHRAYHLQEEFGSTFPSDSMLLDLERTLMLPLTEGSLHLRADDEDSLTSEDSFFSATELFESLQVGDYSIPLSRPAAAYEEALQLVKEGKVPCRTLRTELLGCYSDQDFLAKLHCVRQAFEGLLEDKSNQVFFGEVGRQMVTGLMTKAEKSPKGFLESYEEMMGYALQPETWATTRLELEGRGVVCMSFFDIVLDFILMDAFEDLENPPSSVLAVLRNRWLSDSFKETALATACWSVLKAKRRLLMVPDGFISHFYSVSEHVSPVLAFGFLGPKPQLAEVCAFFKHQIVQYLRDMFDLDNVRYTSVPALADDILQLSRRRSEILLGYLGAPVASSIGLNGALPRENGPPELLQ, encoded by the exons atGGCCAGGAAGGTGCCGTCGGTGAAGAAAG GCTACGCCAGCCGGAGGATGCAGAGCCCCAGCAGCAAGAGCAACGACACTCTGAGTGGCATTTCCTCCATCGAGCCCAGCAAGCGCTCAGGCTCCTCCCACAGCCTGGCTTCG CTTGGTGCCCAGATGGTAGCAGTGAACTCATCCAGCCCCACGGCTGCGTGCTCAGGACCATGGGATGCCAGAGGGATGGAAGAGTCTGTGACCGCCGGTGACGGCGATGCGGAGAGTCTCTACATGCAGG GCATGGAGCTGTTCGAGGAGGCTCTACAGAAGTGGGAGCAGGCGCTGAgcgtggggcagagaggggacagcaGCAGCACCCCCACGCCGGGGGACAGCCTGCGGAACCCCGAGACTGCTTCGGAGGTGCTGTCTGAG CCAGAGTCACAGCGAAGGGAGTTTGCAGAGAAGCTGGAGTCCCTGCTGCACCGGGCCTACCACCTGCAGGAGGAGTTCGGGTCCACTTTCCCCTCTGACAGCATGCTGCTGGACCTTG AGAGGACCCTCATGCTCCCCTTGACAGAGGGCTCCCTGCATCTACGGGCGGACGATGAAGACAGCCTGACCTCTGAGGATTCCTTCTTCTCTGCCACAGAG CTCTTTGAGTCCCTGCAGGTGGGAGATTACTCGATCCCGCTCTCCAGGCCGGCCGCCGCTTACGAGGAGGCCTTGCAACTGGTGAAGGAGGGGAAGGTGCCCTGCCGGACCCTCAG GACTGAGCTGCTGGGCTGCTACAGTGACCAGGACTTTCTGGCCAAGCTGCATTGTGTGCGGCAAGCCTTCGAG GGTCTTCTGGAAGACAAGAGCAACCAGGTTTTCTTCGGGGAGGTTGGCCGGCAGATGGTGACGGGCCTGATGACCAAGGCCGAGAAG AGCCCCAAAGGCTTCCTGGAGAGTTACGAGGAGATGATGGGCTATGCCCTGCAGCCTGAGACCTGGGCCACCACACGGCTGGAGCTGGAGGGCCGTGGG GTGGTGTGCATGAGCTTCTTCGACATTGTGCTGGACTTCATACTCATGGACGCCTTCGAGGACCTGGAGAACCCCCCGTCCTCGGTGCTCGCCGTCCTGAGGAACCGCTGGCTGTCAGACAGCTTCAAGGAGACG GCCCTGGCCACTGCTTGCTGGTCAGTCTTGAAAGCGAAGAGGAGACTGCTGATG GTGCCTGATGGCTTCATCTCCCATTTCTACTCCGTATCGGAGCACGTAAGCCCCGTCCTAGCCTTTGGCTTCCTCGGACCCAAACCCCAGCTCGCTGAAGTCTGTGCTTTCTTCAAG CACCAGATCGTGCAGTACCTGAGGGACATGTTTGACCTGGACAATGTGCGCTACACTTCGGTGCCGGCGCTGGCAGACGACATCCTGCAGCTGTCCCGGCGCCGCAGCGAGATCCTGCTTGGCTACCTGGGGGCGCCGGTGGCCAGCAGCATTGGCCTGAACGGGGCGCTGCCCCGAGAGAACGGCCCCCCGGAGTTGCTCCAGTAG